A window of Pedobacter lusitanus contains these coding sequences:
- the yihA gene encoding ribosome biogenesis GTP-binding protein YihA/YsxC translates to MIIKSATFICSNTKISALPVANMPEYAFIGRSNVGKSSLINMLVNQHGLAKTSQKPGKTQLINHFLVNEKWYIVDLPGYGYAKVSKNSRESWEKFIRNYITKRESLQCVFVLIDSRLPPQKIDIEFCCWMGEIQIPFVLAFTKADKQSVTKTNQNIALFKKELSGWFEEIPPIFSTSAEKLVGRDEILNFIEQTNLDFAMPILTPDED, encoded by the coding sequence ATGATTATAAAATCAGCAACATTTATTTGCAGTAATACCAAGATATCGGCACTGCCAGTAGCCAACATGCCCGAATATGCTTTTATTGGCCGCTCTAACGTAGGAAAGTCATCCCTGATTAATATGCTGGTTAACCAGCACGGATTGGCAAAAACGTCCCAAAAACCAGGAAAAACACAATTAATCAACCATTTTTTGGTTAATGAAAAGTGGTATATCGTCGATTTACCGGGTTATGGTTATGCGAAAGTTTCTAAAAACAGCCGTGAAAGCTGGGAGAAATTTATCCGCAACTACATTACCAAGAGAGAAAGTTTACAATGTGTATTCGTTTTAATTGACAGCCGCCTTCCGCCGCAAAAGATAGATATTGAGTTTTGCTGCTGGATGGGTGAGATACAAATCCCTTTCGTTCTGGCATTCACCAAGGCAGATAAACAGTCTGTAACTAAAACCAATCAGAATATCGCTCTTTTCAAAAAAGAACTTTCAGGCTGGTTTGAAGAGATTCCGCCAATCTTCTCTACTTCGGCAGAAAAACTGGTAGGAAGAGATGAGATCCTTAATTTTATAGAGCAGACCAATCTTGATTTTGCAATGCCGATCCTGACGCCTGACGAAGATTAA
- a CDS encoding S41 family peptidase, with the protein MKSTYLFLYKNMFQVILGILIIGTTASCRKELPQVNQPERYISGNFSEAFEAYWNGMNNNYIFWDIDPTNWDEVYKKYQPLFAKMNINDSTDVRKSYTYFKEMTSQLVDSHYALQINSKYVKDSATYISPSGLRHQKQPDYHGNINPNFFYSTIPPKYLDPGFVKGFVNFSDGSQFFAIAGKIKNNILYLHFNSFRVNSVLNGTTPNNAQKALKYYFDQLKNTPNLKGLILDVRSNGGGALADLDVLVGALTDKAYVIGATRSKGGMGRLDYTPWVPASVHPAKDAKAFTAPIVVLADLNSVSMAEMTTMALKALPTNNATFVGERTWGGNGPLLSNDDFYNGGQFKTDFMSLVYTSTLMMRYKDGKVYEGLGFPPDVEVKYNKAALDAGTDPQLEKAISLIPQ; encoded by the coding sequence ATGAAATCGACCTATCTTTTCTTATATAAAAATATGTTCCAGGTTATCCTGGGTATTTTAATCATTGGCACAACTGCTTCTTGCCGTAAAGAGCTGCCACAAGTCAATCAGCCAGAACGTTATATTTCCGGTAATTTTAGCGAGGCTTTTGAGGCTTATTGGAATGGGATGAACAATAATTATATCTTCTGGGATATAGACCCGACCAACTGGGATGAGGTATACAAAAAGTATCAGCCATTATTTGCCAAAATGAATATCAATGATTCTACGGATGTGAGAAAGTCTTATACCTATTTTAAGGAAATGACCTCACAACTGGTTGATTCGCATTATGCCTTACAGATCAATAGTAAATATGTGAAAGATTCTGCAACTTACATCAGTCCATCTGGTTTAAGGCATCAGAAACAGCCGGACTATCACGGTAATATCAATCCTAATTTCTTTTACAGTACTATTCCTCCAAAATATCTTGATCCGGGTTTTGTGAAAGGTTTTGTTAACTTTTCTGATGGAAGTCAGTTCTTCGCGATAGCCGGAAAGATTAAAAACAATATTCTTTATCTCCACTTTAACAGTTTCAGGGTTAATTCCGTTTTGAATGGTACAACTCCGAATAATGCTCAAAAAGCATTAAAGTATTATTTTGATCAGTTGAAAAATACGCCAAATCTTAAAGGACTGATCCTGGATGTAAGAAGTAACGGTGGTGGTGCACTGGCAGATCTGGACGTACTTGTCGGTGCTCTTACAGATAAAGCTTATGTGATTGGTGCTACCAGATCAAAAGGCGGAATGGGCAGGTTGGACTATACACCATGGGTACCAGCTTCCGTGCATCCTGCTAAAGATGCTAAAGCATTTACTGCACCGATAGTTGTCCTTGCAGATCTGAATTCAGTAAGTATGGCAGAGATGACTACTATGGCATTAAAAGCATTACCGACCAATAACGCAACCTTTGTTGGAGAACGTACCTGGGGTGGGAATGGGCCATTGTTAAGTAACGATGATTTTTACAACGGCGGGCAGTTTAAAACAGATTTCATGAGTCTGGTTTATACCTCAACACTGATGATGCGTTATAAAGATGGTAAAGTTTACGAAGGACTTGGTTTTCCGCCTGATGTAGAAGTGAAATATAACAAAGCAGCATTAGACGCAGGAACGGATCCGCAACTGGAAAAAGCGATCAGTCTGATCCCTCAGTAA
- a CDS encoding amino acid permease codes for MFENLFRKKSITKILEDAEKGYGDHGASLNKTLGVRDLTAFGIAAIIGAGIFSTIGKASADGGPAVIFLFIFTAVACSFAAFAYAEFASMVPVSGSAYTYSYVAFGELVAWIIGWSLIMEYAIGNITVAISWSDYFTGLLSSIQIPALGIKGINLPDWMTMDYLTAFNGHKHAEALLNAGKSFANLDDATRIANNAWTTAPTIGGFHIVADLPALGIIILITWLVYRGMKESKNASNAMVIVKLAVILLVLSVGIFYIDVQNWNPFAPNGVSGILKGVSAVFFAYIGFDAISTTAEECKNPQRDLPRGMMWAIIICTILYVAIALVLTGIVRYDLLAVGDPLAFVFDHINLKLMSGIIAVSAVFAMASVLLVFQMGQPRIWMSMSRDGLLPKRFSKIHPVYKTPSFATIVVGFVVAVPSLFMNLTIVTDLCSIGTLFAFVLVCAGVLVLQNKPDIQRGKFRTPYVNSKFIIPVVFIGVIISGFVFFKTETTEFITNKTKVHDPISLLTSLNKTELATIQTEIKAEQKLLNVVEKNIDAEAYLNGLTTEQYQSFIDRSTISADKKFESGWALFKHKIPMWIFFVMCLVITYYCITKNLSLIPVLGLMSCLYMMCELGISNWIGFGIWLVIGLVVYFLYGFHHSKLNVKNSVD; via the coding sequence ATGTTTGAAAATCTTTTCAGAAAAAAGTCTATCACTAAAATACTAGAAGATGCCGAAAAGGGCTATGGTGATCATGGCGCATCTTTAAATAAAACACTCGGTGTAAGAGACCTGACTGCATTCGGAATTGCCGCAATTATCGGTGCCGGGATTTTCAGTACAATTGGAAAAGCAAGTGCCGACGGAGGTCCTGCGGTAATTTTCTTATTTATTTTCACCGCTGTAGCCTGTAGTTTTGCAGCATTTGCCTATGCAGAGTTTGCTTCTATGGTTCCTGTTTCGGGGAGTGCATATACTTATTCTTATGTTGCTTTTGGAGAACTGGTGGCCTGGATTATCGGGTGGTCGCTCATTATGGAGTATGCTATTGGTAATATTACTGTAGCCATCTCCTGGTCTGATTATTTTACGGGACTGCTCTCCTCCATTCAGATCCCCGCATTAGGCATCAAAGGTATCAATCTGCCCGACTGGATGACGATGGATTATCTGACAGCATTTAACGGGCATAAACATGCTGAAGCTTTATTAAATGCAGGCAAGAGCTTTGCTAACCTGGATGATGCAACCCGCATTGCGAATAACGCCTGGACTACAGCTCCTACCATTGGTGGTTTCCATATCGTCGCTGACTTACCTGCTTTAGGTATTATCATCCTGATAACCTGGCTGGTTTACAGAGGAATGAAAGAGTCTAAAAATGCCAGTAACGCCATGGTCATTGTAAAACTGGCTGTAATCTTACTGGTTCTTTCTGTAGGTATATTCTATATTGATGTTCAAAACTGGAATCCTTTTGCACCTAATGGTGTTTCTGGTATTCTCAAAGGTGTTTCGGCTGTATTCTTTGCTTATATAGGCTTTGATGCTATTTCTACCACTGCTGAAGAGTGTAAAAACCCGCAGAGAGATCTACCAAGAGGGATGATGTGGGCAATTATTATCTGTACTATCCTTTACGTAGCTATTGCACTGGTTTTAACCGGGATTGTAAGATATGACCTGCTTGCAGTGGGTGATCCGCTGGCTTTTGTATTTGATCATATCAACCTGAAACTGATGAGCGGAATCATTGCTGTCAGTGCAGTATTTGCTATGGCCAGTGTATTGCTTGTTTTTCAAATGGGACAACCCAGAATCTGGATGAGCATGAGCCGCGACGGGCTATTACCCAAAAGATTTTCTAAAATCCACCCGGTTTATAAGACACCTTCATTTGCAACTATTGTAGTTGGTTTTGTCGTTGCCGTTCCTTCTTTGTTTATGAACCTGACTATCGTTACAGATTTATGTTCGATTGGTACTTTATTCGCTTTTGTACTGGTATGTGCCGGAGTATTGGTTTTACAAAACAAACCTGATATCCAGAGAGGTAAATTCAGAACTCCTTATGTGAATTCAAAATTTATTATTCCTGTAGTATTCATTGGTGTGATCATTTCTGGCTTTGTGTTCTTCAAGACAGAGACGACGGAATTTATCACCAATAAAACTAAAGTACATGATCCGATAAGTTTACTGACTTCACTGAATAAAACTGAACTGGCTACTATCCAGACGGAGATTAAAGCAGAGCAGAAATTATTAAATGTGGTAGAAAAGAATATTGATGCTGAAGCTTATCTGAACGGCCTGACCACAGAACAATATCAGAGCTTTATAGATAGAAGTACGATCAGTGCTGACAAGAAATTTGAAAGCGGCTGGGCTTTATTTAAACATAAAATCCCAATGTGGATCTTTTTTGTCATGTGTTTAGTAATTACTTATTACTGTATCACCAAAAACTTATCTCTGATCCCTGTACTGGGATTAATGAGCTGTCTTTATATGATGTGTGAACTGGGTATATCCAACTGGATAGGATTTGGCATCTGGCTGGTTATCGGGCTGGTCGTTTATTTCCTGTATGGTTTTCACCATAGCAAGCTGAATGTGAAGAATAGTGTGGATTAA
- a CDS encoding DUF6266 family protein, whose translation MAILKQGSLGIFTGKIGALVITKWKDKYVGKSKPKPSAKKASALQLSQRTKIRLAGKFMRRFKSVVSFSFQKVPKNMTAMNYAMWYNLRDAISGEYPDFTMDYAKVRLSEPADYATEIDNGYNVAVTVSGARISVAWEADELPDNDETKATDRAYFFCFHPEKNRFVSLESSQRSDLKIDLNLPDLFAGEVHMWLFFASDNLKYVSQTEYLGEFVIGF comes from the coding sequence ATGGCAATATTAAAACAGGGTTCACTAGGAATATTTACCGGGAAAATCGGCGCATTGGTAATTACCAAGTGGAAAGATAAATATGTGGGTAAAAGTAAGCCAAAGCCTTCTGCAAAGAAGGCCAGTGCTTTGCAACTTAGTCAGCGGACAAAGATCAGGCTGGCTGGTAAATTTATGCGGAGGTTTAAGTCTGTTGTAAGTTTTAGTTTTCAGAAGGTACCAAAAAACATGACCGCTATGAATTATGCCATGTGGTATAACCTGCGTGATGCAATTAGTGGGGAGTATCCGGATTTTACTATGGATTATGCAAAGGTAAGATTGAGTGAACCGGCGGATTATGCAACTGAAATTGATAACGGATATAATGTTGCAGTTACAGTGTCAGGAGCAAGAATAAGTGTTGCCTGGGAGGCGGATGAGCTACCTGATAACGACGAAACAAAAGCTACGGACAGAGCGTATTTCTTTTGCTTTCATCCTGAGAAAAATAGATTTGTTTCTCTGGAGAGTTCGCAAAGAAGTGATTTAAAGATCGATCTTAATTTACCGGACTTATTTGCCGGCGAGGTACATATGTGGCTTTTCTTTGCATCTGATAATCTGAAATATGTGTCGCAGACAGAGTATTTGGGTGAGTTTGTGATCGGTTTTTAA
- a CDS encoding outer membrane beta-barrel protein → MKLKLSLLALLLLPFAAVRAQNWGGGVDDELVHFGFTFQYTGATYKVKKKANWRDPYVSNTGRGTITDSLNAMYGKSSPGFGIGFVVNGRISNHIDLRLTPTLVFTDRLMEYEYSTARIPAYNPVFNSVEKKVVATMVEFPLGIKIKSNRRNNFRAYMLYGAKYSMDIASKKKTDDSDKDEEYKLLKNRKSYFSAEAAFGMDLYFEYFKMSPEIKLSYSLNDILDRKEVNPFNNPIDKLMLRHVTFSLFFE, encoded by the coding sequence ATGAAATTAAAACTAAGCCTTTTGGCGCTTCTTCTTTTACCATTTGCTGCTGTCCGGGCTCAGAACTGGGGCGGTGGGGTAGATGATGAGTTAGTCCATTTTGGCTTTACTTTCCAGTATACAGGTGCTACTTATAAGGTTAAGAAAAAAGCAAACTGGAGAGACCCTTATGTGTCCAATACAGGAAGGGGGACGATTACAGATTCACTGAATGCAATGTATGGCAAATCATCTCCGGGTTTCGGAATTGGTTTTGTAGTGAATGGCAGAATCAGTAATCATATAGATCTGAGACTGACGCCTACACTGGTGTTTACAGACAGGCTGATGGAGTATGAATATTCTACTGCCAGGATACCGGCATACAATCCGGTATTTAATAGTGTGGAGAAGAAAGTGGTAGCCACAATGGTGGAATTCCCGCTGGGCATCAAGATCAAATCCAACAGAAGAAATAACTTCAGGGCTTATATGTTATATGGAGCAAAATATTCTATGGATATTGCATCCAAGAAAAAGACAGATGATTCTGATAAGGACGAAGAGTATAAATTGCTTAAAAACCGGAAGAGCTATTTTTCTGCTGAAGCAGCATTTGGGATGGATTTATACTTCGAATATTTCAAAATGTCTCCTGAAATCAAATTGTCTTATTCACTAAATGATATTTTGGACAGGAAAGAAGTAAATCCGTTCAATAACCCAATAGATAAATTAATGTTGCGTCATGTGACATTCAGTTTATTTTTTGAGTGA
- a CDS encoding UbiA-like polyprenyltransferase, translated as MKKYFSLVLFAHSVFALPFAMIGFFLGVTTTDHPFNWVILLLVLLCMVFARNSAMAFNRYLDRDIDAKNPRTNMRDIPAGKVSANEALIFVIVNCVLFIITTAFINRLCLYLSPVALFVVLFYSYTKRFTALCHLVLGLGLSLAPIGAYIAVTGSFALVPVLYSFAVLFWVSGFDIIYALQDEEFDKGENLHSIPSAIGRKKALRLSEFLHVLSAICVILPIVFSTFSWAYYLGVTFFCSMLIYQHLLVKPNDISKVNKAFATTNGLASVIFAACFLLDAFLRTIFKF; from the coding sequence ATGAAGAAGTATTTTTCACTCGTGCTTTTTGCACATTCAGTTTTCGCATTACCATTTGCGATGATTGGTTTCTTTTTAGGAGTTACCACTACAGATCACCCTTTCAACTGGGTGATTTTGTTATTAGTACTCCTTTGTATGGTCTTTGCCAGGAACTCTGCCATGGCTTTTAACAGGTATCTGGACAGAGATATTGATGCGAAGAATCCACGTACCAATATGCGGGACATCCCGGCCGGAAAGGTTTCTGCAAACGAAGCGCTGATATTTGTTATCGTCAACTGTGTGCTTTTCATTATCACCACAGCTTTCATTAACAGGTTATGTTTATACCTTTCCCCTGTCGCCCTGTTTGTTGTCCTGTTTTACAGCTATACCAAAAGATTTACAGCTTTATGCCATCTGGTACTGGGTCTGGGTTTATCACTTGCTCCTATCGGTGCATATATTGCAGTAACAGGATCTTTCGCCCTGGTGCCGGTATTGTATTCATTTGCCGTCCTGTTCTGGGTAAGCGGCTTTGATATTATTTATGCCCTGCAGGATGAAGAGTTTGATAAAGGTGAAAATCTGCATTCTATTCCTTCTGCTATCGGCAGGAAAAAAGCACTCAGGTTATCTGAATTTTTGCATGTCCTGTCTGCCATCTGTGTCATCTTACCCATCGTATTTTCTACTTTCAGCTGGGCCTACTACCTGGGTGTGACTTTCTTTTGTTCGATGCTGATTTATCAGCACCTGCTGGTCAAACCAAATGATATCAGTAAAGTGAACAAAGCATTTGCCACCACTAACGGATTAGCCTCAGTGATTTTTGCAGCCTGCTTTTTGCTGGATGCTTTTTTAAGAACAATATTCAAATTCTAG
- a CDS encoding DUF6266 family protein, whose translation MATFSGGLNDGFRGRVGNTVTYMLNGKLVKRTIGLRTDKPTVPVLQSRQVTALITAFLKPVKEFITIGFELAGRVNLKNYYNIASSYNRVNAISGIYPEQQIDFAKVLFSQGQMPLTPNVFVSRTENGLTFNWDVNFTAAGIKGNDQVMLMAYDPKRRGTVFQLNAGRRNEGIAHLSMRKRKKPLLLETYISFISENRKCVSNSIYTGQVIW comes from the coding sequence ATGGCAACATTTTCAGGAGGATTAAATGATGGCTTTAGAGGCAGGGTGGGAAATACAGTAACTTATATGCTAAATGGAAAGCTCGTCAAGAGAACAATTGGTTTGCGTACAGATAAACCAACAGTTCCGGTATTACAGAGCAGACAGGTTACTGCGTTGATTACAGCTTTCCTTAAACCCGTTAAAGAGTTTATTACTATTGGATTTGAACTGGCAGGAAGAGTTAATTTAAAAAATTATTATAATATAGCCAGCTCGTATAACAGGGTAAATGCAATCTCTGGTATTTATCCTGAACAGCAAATAGATTTTGCAAAAGTTTTATTTAGTCAGGGGCAAATGCCGCTTACGCCAAACGTTTTTGTAAGCAGAACAGAGAATGGTTTAACCTTTAACTGGGACGTGAATTTTACTGCTGCTGGTATAAAGGGAAATGATCAGGTTATGCTGATGGCTTATGATCCAAAGCGTCGGGGTACTGTATTTCAATTAAATGCTGGCAGAAGAAACGAAGGGATAGCACATTTATCAATGAGGAAAAGGAAAAAACCGTTGTTGCTCGAAACTTACATTTCATTTATCTCTGAAAACCGGAAATGTGTTTCGAATAGTATTTATACGGGGCAGGTTATCTGGTAG
- a CDS encoding Fic family protein, producing MKNLKRVRRNKGLFLISIAHHSTKIEGSILTELETRVLLEDGLTPGNKALNDSLMVTDHYAALQFALKEARAKRPLSVELLQEINSLVIRNTGSVYNTMPGTVDARDGEFRKGNVVGGDMYFPNYDKVVSLVNDMVEKIKRLMKKSLKLVDQINLSFDTHFNLVNIHPWYDGNGRTSRLMMNYVQAFYDLPLAIVHNESKPKYITALNESLDKDDIKIFREFMGKEYEQLLKVEIKKIEDMDKPKRGKGFTLMF from the coding sequence ATGAAAAATTTAAAGCGGGTGAGGCGAAACAAAGGATTATTTCTTATCTCTATTGCTCATCATTCGACGAAAATTGAGGGTTCAATTTTAACGGAACTTGAAACACGAGTTTTATTAGAGGATGGACTGACACCTGGTAACAAAGCCTTGAATGATAGCCTTATGGTTACTGATCATTATGCCGCATTACAATTTGCACTAAAAGAAGCAAGAGCAAAACGGCCTTTATCGGTTGAGTTGCTGCAAGAAATAAATTCCCTCGTTATCAGAAATACCGGAAGTGTATATAATACGATGCCAGGTACAGTTGATGCCCGTGATGGAGAATTTCGAAAAGGTAACGTTGTTGGCGGAGATATGTACTTCCCTAACTATGATAAAGTTGTTTCGCTGGTTAACGATATGGTAGAGAAGATAAAAAGGTTAATGAAGAAGTCGTTAAAACTGGTTGATCAGATAAATCTTTCTTTTGATACACATTTTAATCTTGTAAATATTCACCCCTGGTATGATGGGAATGGCCGGACCTCAAGACTGATGATGAACTATGTACAGGCATTTTATGATCTGCCTCTTGCAATTGTGCACAATGAAAGTAAACCTAAATATATTACTGCCCTGAATGAATCTTTGGACAAAGATGATATTAAGATTTTTCGGGAGTTTATGGGAAAGGAATATGAACAGCTGTTAAAGGTGGAAATCAAAAAAATTGAAGACATGGACAAGCCAAAACGAGGTAAAGGTTTTACTTTGATGTTTTGA
- a CDS encoding M3 family oligoendopeptidase — protein sequence MINLIIPKKTRTYIPQDLEIKWENLSPVLDELLDRKITSVTELEKWLRDKSELEAALEEDFAWRYIKMSCDTANEELVTSFQYFATEIEPKISPVANLLNQKLVDSPFTDQLDQTKYFVYLRAIKKALEIYREENVELFTRQQITQQKYQAITGAMSVVINDQEYTLEQAGVLTKDVDRAVRQQAWESIQQRRLVDKDALNIVFDELVAMRHQVALNAGFENYRDYMFQALGRFDYSPKDCYAFHEAIEKEIVPILKEQAEKRAELLGLEVLKPWDMEVSTSGKAALKPFKDGQELIEKTIAAFTAIDPKLGQMLSIMKANNLFDVESRKGKAPGGYNYPLAETGAPFIFMNSAGSLRDLTTMVHEGGHAVHTFLTADLELNDFKHCPSEVAELASMSMELISMDKWDIYFDNPADLIRAKKEQLQDVLKTLPWVAVIDQFQHWIYTNPTHNAADREVAFKQIYERFGSGFSNWEGLEQEFGNIWQKQLHLFQVPFYYIEYAIAQLGAIAIWKNYKENPEKALQQYLDALALGYTKPMNEIYETAGIKFDFSSSYIKELASFVKDELDKLD from the coding sequence ATGATCAATCTTATTATACCAAAGAAAACCAGAACCTATATTCCTCAGGATCTTGAAATCAAATGGGAAAATCTTTCTCCTGTCCTGGATGAACTGCTGGACAGAAAAATTACCAGCGTTACAGAGCTGGAAAAATGGCTCAGAGACAAAAGTGAGCTTGAGGCGGCACTGGAAGAAGATTTTGCCTGGAGATATATTAAAATGAGTTGTGATACAGCCAATGAAGAACTGGTTACCAGCTTTCAGTATTTCGCAACCGAGATTGAACCAAAGATCTCCCCTGTTGCAAACCTGCTGAATCAGAAACTGGTTGACAGTCCTTTTACAGATCAGCTGGATCAGACTAAATACTTTGTTTATTTAAGAGCGATCAAAAAAGCCCTGGAGATTTACAGAGAGGAAAACGTTGAATTGTTTACCAGACAGCAAATCACTCAACAAAAATATCAGGCTATCACCGGTGCCATGAGCGTGGTCATTAATGATCAGGAATATACACTGGAACAGGCAGGCGTACTCACTAAAGATGTAGACAGAGCTGTGCGTCAGCAGGCCTGGGAATCGATACAACAACGTCGCCTGGTAGACAAGGATGCACTGAACATTGTATTTGATGAATTAGTTGCCATGCGTCATCAGGTTGCACTGAATGCAGGATTCGAAAACTACAGGGATTATATGTTCCAGGCGCTGGGCAGATTTGACTATAGTCCAAAAGACTGTTATGCTTTCCATGAGGCTATCGAAAAAGAGATTGTTCCTATTTTAAAAGAACAGGCAGAGAAAAGAGCAGAATTACTGGGTCTTGAAGTATTGAAGCCATGGGATATGGAAGTAAGTACTTCGGGTAAAGCAGCTTTAAAACCATTCAAAGATGGCCAGGAGCTGATTGAAAAAACCATAGCTGCCTTTACTGCAATTGATCCTAAATTAGGCCAGATGCTTTCTATTATGAAAGCAAATAACCTGTTTGATGTAGAAAGCAGAAAAGGTAAAGCACCGGGGGGATATAATTATCCGCTGGCAGAAACAGGTGCTCCGTTTATTTTCATGAACTCGGCAGGTTCATTAAGAGATCTGACCACGATGGTTCATGAAGGCGGACATGCAGTGCATACTTTTCTGACTGCAGATCTGGAGCTTAATGACTTCAAACACTGCCCTTCGGAAGTTGCTGAACTGGCCTCTATGAGTATGGAATTGATTTCTATGGATAAATGGGATATTTATTTTGATAATCCAGCTGACCTCATCCGTGCAAAAAAAGAACAATTACAGGATGTATTGAAAACTTTGCCATGGGTAGCTGTAATTGATCAGTTCCAGCACTGGATTTATACCAACCCGACACATAATGCCGCTGACAGAGAGGTTGCCTTCAAACAGATCTATGAAAGATTTGGTTCAGGTTTTTCAAACTGGGAAGGTCTGGAACAGGAGTTCGGAAATATCTGGCAAAAACAGCTGCATCTTTTCCAGGTTCCTTTTTATTATATAGAATATGCGATTGCACAATTAGGAGCTATTGCGATCTGGAAAAACTACAAAGAGAATCCGGAGAAAGCTTTACAGCAATATCTTGATGCATTGGCACTTGGCTATACCAAACCGATGAACGAGATCTACGAAACTGCTGGTATTAAATTTGACTTTAGCAGCAGTTATATAAAAGAGCTGGCTTCATTTGTAAAAGATGAATTGGACAAATTAGATTAG
- a CDS encoding porin family protein, which produces MKKTCLLLFLCMIAGTLTLHAQWSVGLEAGYNKNYIFTNTGFRAFTAYKPMEGFNIGIPVKYTLNNWFAVQADPQFIRKSYKMERSGFFEGVYQKNTNNYIQLPLMAHFIFGGQKIKGFFNLGGYAGYWSSSHIKGTQLDPFSKSNELPDDFQSKRLLDFEPGYNYDEKYEFDKRKDRRIELGLLAGAGVSYQLKPRYELFAEGRYYRALTDQQKSYMLNQIPRYNDTFTIQVGCMYRLGK; this is translated from the coding sequence ATGAAAAAAACATGTTTACTATTATTCCTGTGCATGATTGCCGGGACGCTTACCCTGCACGCCCAATGGTCAGTCGGCCTTGAGGCAGGTTACAACAAAAACTACATCTTTACCAATACCGGCTTTCGGGCCTTTACAGCGTATAAACCTATGGAAGGTTTTAACATTGGTATTCCGGTAAAATACACGCTGAATAACTGGTTTGCGGTACAGGCTGATCCTCAGTTTATCCGTAAAAGTTATAAAATGGAACGTTCGGGTTTTTTTGAGGGAGTTTATCAGAAAAACACGAACAATTATATCCAGTTACCTTTGATGGCGCACTTTATTTTTGGTGGTCAGAAAATAAAAGGCTTTTTTAATCTGGGTGGATATGCCGGTTACTGGTCGTCATCGCACATTAAAGGAACACAACTGGATCCTTTTTCAAAATCAAATGAGCTTCCGGATGATTTTCAGTCTAAAAGACTGCTGGATTTTGAACCAGGATATAATTATGATGAAAAGTATGAATTTGATAAACGTAAAGATCGCAGAATTGAACTCGGCTTACTTGCAGGAGCTGGTGTGAGTTATCAGCTTAAACCCCGTTATGAATTATTTGCAGAAGGCAGATACTACAGGGCACTGACAGATCAGCAGAAAAGCTATATGCTTAATCAGATTCCGCGTTATAACGACACCTTTACTATACAGGTGGGGTGCATGTATCGTTTAGGCAAATAA
- the ubiE gene encoding bifunctional demethylmenaquinone methyltransferase/2-methoxy-6-polyprenyl-1,4-benzoquinol methylase UbiE, with translation MNEKITPYQSATITKKEQVTTMFDNIAGTYDFLNHFLSAGIDILWRKKAIRELSALKPQHILDVATGTGDFAFEAIKILHPKKITGVDISAGMLEVARKKITERNLQDVFSVEIGDSEGLKFEDNHFDAITVAFGVRNYQNLEQGLADMLRVLKPGGKVVILEFSKPTMFPVKQLYNFYFKYVLPVFGKIFSKDARAYTYLNESAVAFPDGKSFIAVMDKVGYQTTKHRPLTFGISTIYTGIKG, from the coding sequence ATGAACGAAAAAATAACTCCATACCAATCCGCTACGATCACAAAAAAGGAACAGGTAACCACAATGTTTGATAACATTGCCGGAACTTATGACTTCCTGAATCATTTTCTTTCTGCAGGAATAGACATCCTATGGCGTAAAAAGGCCATTCGTGAATTGTCGGCATTAAAACCACAGCATATTCTGGATGTAGCCACAGGAACAGGTGACTTTGCTTTTGAGGCTATCAAAATACTTCATCCTAAAAAAATAACAGGCGTAGATATTTCTGCCGGAATGCTTGAAGTGGCCCGGAAAAAGATAACAGAACGTAATTTACAGGATGTTTTTAGTGTGGAAATCGGAGATTCAGAAGGTCTTAAATTTGAAGACAATCATTTTGATGCGATTACTGTTGCATTTGGTGTAAGAAATTACCAGAATCTTGAACAGGGTTTAGCCGACATGCTGCGGGTATTAAAACCAGGTGGAAAGGTGGTGATCCTGGAATTCTCCAAACCGACCATGTTCCCGGTTAAACAGCTGTATAATTTTTATTTTAAATACGTATTGCCGGTATTTGGAAAGATATTTTCAAAGGATGCCAGGGCATATACTTATCTGAATGAATCAGCAGTTGCATTTCCCGATGGAAAATCTTTTATTGCAGTAATGGATAAGGTAGGTTATCAGACTACAAAACACAGGCCGCTGACATTTGGTATCAGCACAATATATACCGGAATAAAAGGTTAA